The genomic segment TTATGGAAGTCCTCTTATGtttaccaactttctcacaccacacacacacacacacacaattgatgtAGTGGTTCTTTATGGATAAataaagagttacctgtatcaaaTGTTGCCAttgtattgttattactattattcttgtCAGGTGATAGAATACCAGGTGAAAACACTATGTATTTTAATTACATGAATTTATGCTTTCATTTCCATttccgttgccagtactgcctgactggccttcgtgccggtggcacgtaaaagcacccactacactcttggagtggttgacgttaggaagggcatccaactgtagaaactctgccaaatcagattggagcctggtgtagccttctggtttcaccagtcctcagtcaaatcgttcaacccatgctagcatggaaagcggacgttaaacgatgatgatgatttccaatTCATTCATCCTTCTTCTCCACACTCTACTCTTGGGAGAGTCATGTGGGGAAGAGTCCTATCCAAATCAACCATTGATACACTTTCTGCCTGGATTCCCAAACATGACCAAGTAAGtctatgaatattatccaaccatttcattcttggtctactcctTACTCGTTGACTCAGCTtaaagaatctgtcttgtgattctttccaaTGATATTCTAATCACATGGCCCATAGCACCAGAGCTGTAacctttcaatgccaaaattaattttttctgCCATCCTTCTAGGGATTGGAAGAATTACTGCCTGGCACTCCATCAATTAcaatgatgagtgttccagttgatttgatcaatggtacttgcttgtgaaattaacatgcaagtgactgagcactccagatgtagttctcagggagattcagcaggacacaaaatgtgacaaggctggccctttgaattacaggtacaactcatttttgccagctgagtggaccggggcaatgcaaaataaaatgtcttgcttaaggacacataCTGCCGAGAATCAAACTCCCAATattacaattgtgagccaaacGCCCCTAAAAGTACCAGgtctaaaaaaataagtatttgggttgattagttcaactaaaattcttctaggtggtgccccagcatggctagtcaaagtgacttaaacaagtaaaagataatattttttgaggttctttacatcctgagttcaaatcccactgaggccaaatttatctttgtgtctataaaataatattataactgAAAAGCTCCAATGTCCAGTACTCAGGGTTACATGCTTCTGATCACCAGCTGCAAAACTGAACCTGCTTTACCTTTGAAatgttgacttcaaattttggcacaaagtcaggaATTTCAAGGCAGGAGtacagttgatcacatcaaccccagtgctcaaacggtacttagtttattgaccccaaaaggatgtaaggtaaagtcgacctcagtggagtttgaactcagaacgtaaagacagacaaaatgccactaagcattgtgccgggcatgctaataattcagcTAGCTtgacactttttttcttttgaaatattccaaATGAATATTTCACAAGAAAAGCAGGCTTGGTTTACAAGCTGATGATGGGAAGCGAGTAACACTGAGCACTGGAAATCGGAGCCTTTCAATTACAATGAACAGTCTACATTAATACAGAGTCCTGTAATTTATCACTTCTGGTGGATCATACATCCGAAAAAGATGCACACTCTGAACGTTAGAGCAATAATGTGTTTACAGGAAGTTAAACGATATGGCTGATCATAGGacgaccaatggttttgcatccataaagcgcTCAGCCTTATAAACGGCTCGTCGACATTTCTATACAttgttgtgtgtctatgtgcaagGTCTCAGGGACATAGTGACGCACAAAGATTGGCCGTTGTGGTGGGTACTCTcccttgcatttatttattaatttcacttcTGGTCACCATAAATAAATGCTAaacttcctgtcttttttttttaaaccttttgcTTTGGCACATAGTCTTGATTACATTAATCAGCTCATTTATACCTGAAACCATATTTCATATGATCTACTGTGGGCAAAACGGTCAAACTGACCATGAAAGCTTTCTTAGGTGATTCCACCATGACTCCTGTTTCGTCATCTAGCTATTTTGACTGAGTGAAGCCTTTACGGAATGACTCCCTAATAAACTCCATGCTTTTTGTAACTGCTCTAGTTTCATTTGACATCCATTCCAGGGCAGCAGTTAGAAAACAGACCTACTGTAGGGTAGGAGGCTCTCTAGTCCTGCTACAGACAAAGACAACAAAGATAATTGGGTCTGTGATTGTGTGCAAGATGTCAAAATGAATCACAATGAATGGCAAAGCATACTAAGAACTTGTCCAATCCAGGCTAACAGGATGAAGCAGATGGATGAAAGTGATTGATTACAATGGTGACAacattgatgaaaatgatgatgatggcaacaaagttgataaacatcatcatcatcctttaatatctattttccatgtcGATATGAGTTgaacagaagctggcaagccagatggctgcaagaggctccagttgtctgttttggcatagtatctacaactagatgccctccctaatgccaaccactttatagagtatactggatgctttttacatgacaccagtgcAGGTGCTCTTGTTCTTGGCACTGACATGAATGTTCTTTATATGGCGCTGGCATGAGTGTcttttacaatgaaaataatgatgatggcggtgatgaaaATGACATCAATGATAATGTTATGCgtatttagagagaaagaaaaacctaAAGGCATTTTTTTGTTTCCCTATACTTTTAATACCAAATAATTTAATCACTTTTTCTCATCCTCAGTTTTATCTTGATTTAAAGGGTCCTTTTTTAGATATTCTTTCTCATCATGTTTCTCACTTTCCTCTTTATTACTATCATTTCGGTATTTCTTGCGAAACAAATCCCACAAATTTTCATTATCTTCTCCAAGCAgttctttttgaatattttttacttcttcagGTACTTTTGGAGCTTCAAAAATTCCAGTTTGAAACATGAATGCACTGTTGCTTATCCCTTCAGCCTTTACAGCAAGACCTTGGCTCTCATCAGATTCAAAATTTGGCGGTATCAATCCTGCAGCCACAAACCGACGTTCAGCATTGAGAAAGTTAAATGTGGAACAAGCATGGTCCTGAAAGTAACAAAGACATAAAATGTTATCACTTAATTCAAGAAAAATTGTGATAATACAGGGAACAGTCAATTCAgttaagattaaaatatttttgagataATCTTATGAGGgaagggataataataatattattattattactgagagaGCAGCACACATCATTAAAATGACACagggatacaaatatacaaagtccaatatactcatcatgactacccatctggtaaaagtacaccaggcatatgcatcccaaccatatgtgcatgacacgGTGTCATCATATCAAGATAATCAGCACATGATCTTACAGGTGGGGGCCCAGTCAACTTCaacggaattggaactcagaatgtagcagcagacgaaataccatgaaacattttgcctggcatgctaacaattctgccagctcaccaccttatgtaataataataattttaaaacctCTGTACtgatggagacacacacacaaactacacgtatgcacacacatggtgGACTCTCATCAATTTCAATGAACAAATTTtccaatctgagttcaaatactgccataGTCAAGTTTGTCTTTgatccttctggagtcaataaaataagtgctagttgagcactgggggcgaGGTAACTGATTAGGCCCCTCGCCCTAAAATTGCTAGTTGGTTATTCTGTGCTTTCAAAGACTCATGGAATATAGAAAatccttacaaaaaaaaaaaaaagaggtaagcgttggtaacaggaagaggtATATGAGACCATAAAATCCTGCTTTAAATATAAATCTCCAtctaaacccatgccagcatagaaaaacattTGCATGAAACAGATGAAGACAAGCTGAAGGAAATGGATCTTAAATGAGACAAGGCACAGAGAGATGCTAAGGACCAATCTGAATGGTGTAGAATTGGTAGAGACTTATTTTCCAACTAGGAAGAAAagggaatttttttaaaatatggaatgacaattatatatctatctatctcgtctTCCCCATGccatactgatatttaccatCAACCCAACTCTTGTacattttttattaatcactacatcCAACTCCAACCCAATCTCTACCAATCTGTTACTTCCCTCCTACACTATTATGAAATTAACTATCTTTGCTTCTTCCTTCTAAATCCATAATTTATAAATTCTCCTTATGCACAACTTCTTGTTCTTTGACAGTACACTCTAGTACCCTGTCACCACCATCCTTATCTCCCTTGTAGCTACTCGTACCCATCTTGCATAATCAGAGCCAGATTAAGACTTTGGGGGCCCACATAcctatgtaattcaaaatataaacaataataaaccataaaatagattttcatttttcaaaatgaagcaaaactaaCAGTGAGATGgaaagtaatgtttatttttgtattcgtgccggtgtcatgtaaaaagcacccactacactctcggagtggttggcatgaggaagggcatccagctgtagaaactctgccagatcagattggagtctggtgtagccatccgcttcgccagtccccagttaaatcgtccaacccatgctaacatggaaagcagatgttaaatgaaaatgataatgatgacttccctttatttatatctgaaaagttttctcctacttttaaTTGCAACgtttttgatcagatcctcaaaattaaacTTACATAACACATTTGCTTCTATATTTATcatcccaaatattattttagcaagtttgaaattatttcttttgtactgtaaaccatttaccctttctgtggtgccccacttcctttgatgccctaagcatgcACTTATTTTACTTAATGGTTATTCCAGAGTAGCCGTTATAGCTTGACATCTGTGTTAGTcattctatcatactttaaccttcaACACCTATTCTTTCAAATACACTCTAATTCAGTCAAGAggactttttccttttcctttctctgtcttgcAAGTATCATGTAAATAGCACCTAGaactctctgtaaagtggctaacattaagaagggcatgaagctatagaaaccatgtcaaaattgACACTGTGGCCTAACACAACCCAGTAGCTTGCCGATCAGGTCAAACCATCTAACATTATGCTACCATGgcaaaatagatgttaaatgatgaagaatagcaaatctttaaaaatgtgaggttgtgttgtaagtagcttacttactaaaaacatggttctgggttcagtcacactgcatggcaccttgggcaagtgtcttctactatagcctcgggccaaccaaagccttgtgagtggatttggtagatggaaactgaaagaaacctgtcgtgcacatatatatatatatatatatatatatcatcatcatcatcgtttaacgtccgctttccatgctagcatgggttggacgatttgactgaggactggtggaacccgaaggctacaccaggctccaatctgattatatacatatatatatatatatatatatatatatatatatatatatatatatatatatatatatatatgtatgtatgtatatgtttgtgtatatatatgcatatgtatatatgtttgtgcgtctgtgacTGTCCCCCGCTACCATCGCTTCATAACTgatgtttgtatgtctacatccctgtaacttagcggttcggcaaaagagaccaatagaataagtactaagcttacaaagaataagtcctggggtctatttgttcaaccaaagttggtgctccagcatggccacagtcaaatgactgaaacaaataaaagaataattatattctattaCTACTTACCGTTGTGAGAATTTCAACACTTATGTTTTTTGAACGCAGGTAACGAATCAACTTTTTGTCAAATTTTGAAGTGTCACTTCCAACACCAAGAAGAAGAATATCTGaaaagtttaacaaaaaaaaaaacctattttagAGCATGCTCACCATTTAGTCAAAACACTGAAATATATGTCCATTGCATGAAACAGTAATATACAGCCACAACCTTTTGGAAAACCTCCCTTACCCAAGCTCTTTCCACCCGCTAACATCGACCTGTAGAACCATCAACATGATTATTTGACTGCTAGAAACACCAGCTAAGTctgtcttttaaccctttagcattaaaactggccatatcagacccaaatattctacatgttttatattcaaactgactaAATTCAGCCtcacacacctaccctacaacgtCCTTCAAGAATATACTATCACATCATTGAACTCTAGAAGCAGtgacataatgcatgattaattcaaaccaatttgaataaataaacattacattttacagaataatctggatgctaaagggtcTAAAATgagggcacattggataatgattGCATTCTTAGATATCCCAAAAGAGATGGGAAGGTCATGGAATTAATGCTTTAGATCATAGGTCTGCTAGATCAGGCTGACCTATGGTTGAACAATAACCACATGCAGAagtttgaccctttagcattcaaattggccagatctggcccaaatattctatctgtttttttaatgatgatgagttcaaatctttcttgAAAGCCTTAAAAATCACAATGACGAAACCACAccaatatattctctctcttgaATCATTTACATGAAACTCAATTCTTTAGTGATGTACCAACAAGACCATTTTGTGTAAATTCTTACCTGGTTTAGGTTCCAGCAGACAGAACAATGATAAAGAATCTTCACTGATATCTTCAGGACCTTGCACCTGCAGAATAACAAATGCAAAAAATGGAGTAAGCTTCTCATGAATAATATACTCTCAACTTATCATTTCagcatccattttcccatgcttgcatggggtaTTCAGAATTCATTAAGGCAGATTTCCTATGGCCAGAAGCCTCTTCCTGCTGCTGGACCTCACACGtatccaagcaaggaaatattttcctATAGCTTGACATATTTTCACTTGTGTGATGAAGATGCAtactgttttacatatatatatgtgtatgtatatatatgtgtttgtatatatatatatatatatatatatatgtatatatatacaaagaggtgctgaaaagttcctggctgtaaGGATATCATGAAAGGCcaggttggaagcccaaccttctgagttcttttaccgggcttagaaaaactgaaggtctGCTGCAATAAGcatgtgaatctgagaagagaatatgttaaataaaatcataattaactgatcctcttgtattttcttttatcgaaagccagtaacttttcagcatctcctcATATANNNNNNNNNNNNNNNNNNNNNNNNNNNNNNNNNNNNNNNNNNNNNNNNNNNNNNNNNNNNNNNNNNNNNNNNNNNNNNNNNNNNNNNNNNNNNNNNNNNNNNNNNNNNNNNNNNNNNNNNNNNNNNNNNNNNNNNNNNNNNNNNNNNNNNNNNNNNNNNNNNNNNNNNNNNNNNNNNNNNNNNNNNNNNNNNNNNNNNNNNNNNNNNNNNNNNNNNNNNNNNNNNNNNNNNNNNNNNNNNNNNNNNNNNNNNNNNNNNNNNNNNNNNNNNNNNNNNNNNNNNNNNNNNNNNNNNNNNNNNNNNNNNNNNNNNNNNNNNNNNNNNNNNNNNNNNNNNNNNNNNNNNNNNNNNNNNNNNNNNNNNNNNNNNNNNNNNNNNNNNNNNNNNNNNNNNNNNNNNNNNNNNNNNNNNNNNNNNNNNNNNNNNNNNNNNNNNNNNNNNNNNNNNNNNNNNNNNNNNNNNNNNNNNNNNNNNNNNNNNNNNNNNNNNNNNNNNNNNNNNNNNNNNNNNNNNNNNNNNNNNNNNNNNNNNNNNNNNNNNNNNNNNNNNNNNNNNNNNNNNNNNNNNNNNNNNNNNNNNNNNNNNNNNNNNNNNNNNNNNNNNNNNNNNNNNNNNNNNNNNNNNNNNNNNNNNNNNNNNNNNNNNNNNNNNNNNNNNNNNNNNNNNNNNNNNNNNNNNNNNNNNNNNNNNNNNNNNNNNNNNNNNNNNNNNNNNNNNNNNNNNNNNNNNNNNNNNNNNNNNNNNNNNNNNNNNNNNNNNNNNNNNNNNNNNNNNNNNNNNNNNNNNNNNNNNNNNNNNNNNNNNNNNNNNNNNNNNNNNNNNNNNNNNNNNNNNNNNNNNNNNNNNNNNNNNNNNNNNNNNNNNNNNNNNNNNNNNNNNNNNNNNNNNNNNNNNNNNNNNNNNNNNNNNNNNNNNNNNNNNNNNNNNNNNNNNNNNNNNNNNNNNNNNNNNNNNNNNNNNNNNNNNNNNNNNNNNNNNNNNNNNNNNNNNNNNNNNNNNNNNNNNNNNNNNNNNNNNNNNNNNNNNNNNNNNNNNNNNNNNNNNNNNNNNNNNNNNNNNNNNNNNNNNNNNNNNNNNNNNNNNNNNNNNNNNNNNNNNNNNNNNNNNNNNNNNNNNNNNNNNNNNNNNNNNNNNNNNNNNNNNNNNNNNNNNNNNNNNNNNNNNNNNNNNNNNNNNNNNNNNNNNNNNNNNNNNNNNNNNNNNNNNNNNNNNNNNNNNNNNNNNNNNNNNNNNNNNNNNNNNNNNNNNNNNNNNNNNNNNNNNNNNNNNNNNNNNNNNNNNNNNNNNNNNNNNNNNNNNNNNNNNNNNNNNNNNNNNNNNNNNNNNNNNNNNNNNNNNNNNNNNNNNNNNNNNNNNNNNNNNNNNNNNNNNNNNNNNNNNNNNNNNNNNNNNNNNNNNNNNNNNNNNNNNNNNNNNNNNNNNNNNNNNNNNNNNNNNNNNNNNNNNNNNNNNNNNNNNNNNNNNNNNNNNNNNNNNNNNNNNNNNNNNNNNNNNNNNNNNNNNNNNNNNNNNNNNNNNNNNNNNNNNNNNNNNNNNNNNNNNNNNNNNNNNNNNNNNNNNNNNNNNNNNNNNNNNNNNNNNNNNNNNNNNNNNNNNNNNNNNNNNNNNNNNNNNNNNNNNNNNNNNNNNNNNNNNNNNNNNNNNNNNNNNNNNNNNNNNNNNNNNNNNNNNNNNNNNNNNNNNNNNNNNNNNNNNNNNNNNNNNNNNNNNNNNNNNNNNNNNNNNNNNNNNNNNNNNNNNNNNNNNNNNNNNNNNNNNNNNNNNNNNNNNNNNNNNNNNNNNNNNNNNNNNNNNNNNNNNNNNNNNNNNNNNNNNNNNNNNNNNNNNNNNNNNNNNNNNNNNNNNNNNNNNNNNNNNNNNNNNNNNNNNNNNNNNNNNNNNNNNNNNNNNNNNNNNNNNNNNNNNNNNNNNNNNNNNNNNNNNNNNNNNNNNNNNNNNNNNNNNNNNNNNNNNNNNNNNNNNNNNNNNNNNNNNNNNNNNNNNNNNNNNNNNNNNNNNNNNNNNNNNNNNNNNNNNNNNNNNNNNNNNNNNNNNNNNNNNNNNNNNNNNNNNNNNNNNNNNNNNNNNNNNNNNNNNNNNNNNNNNNNNNNNNNNNNNNNNNNNNNNNNNNNNNNNNNNNNNNNNNNNNNNNNNNNNNNNNNNNNNNNNNNNNNNNNNNNNNNNNNNNNNNNNNNNNNNNNNNNNNNNNNNNNNNNNNNNNNNNNNNNNNNNNNNNNNNNNNNNNNNNNNNNNNNNNNNNNNNNNNNNNNNNNNNNNNNNNNNNNNNNNNNNNNNNNNNNNNNNNNNNNNNNNNNNNNNNNNNNNNNNNNNNNNNNNNNNNNNNNNNNNNNNNNNNNNNNNNNNNNNNNNNNNNNNNNNNNNNNNNNNNNNNNNNNNNNNNNNNNNNNNNNNNNNNNNNNNNNNNNNNNNNNNNNNNNNNNNNNNNNNNNNNNNNNNNNNNNNNNNNNNNNNNNNNNNNNNNNNNNNNNNNNNNNNNNNNNNNNNNNNNNNNNNNNNNNNNgcgggtgacacgtaaaagcacccactacactctctgagtggttggcgttaggaagggcatccagctgtagaaactctgccaaattagactggagcctggtgttgccatccggtttcaccagtcctcagtcaaatcgtccaacccatgctagcatggaaagcggacgttaaacgatgatgatgatgatgatgatatatatatgatatatatctgtgtttatctcTTTGTGTCCTCCATTGCTTGAtatttggtgttggtttgtttatgtccccgtaagttagcaatttggcaaaaagagaatAAATGCTAGGCTCAGAAAAAAAtgcctggggtcaatttgcttgactgaaCATTTCAAAGTGAGGCCCCGACAGTCTAATtagtgactgaaagaaataaaacataaaaggtgtgtgtgtgatgtgtatgtgtcccactacagcttgacaaccagtactggtTTGTTCACATTCCCATCACTtgacagtttagcaaaagagaactgatagaataaataccagacttaaaaataagtgatgggtcgatttattcaattaAACTCTTTTGAGGTAGtgccgcagcatggccacagcccaaggactgaaacaagtattaaaaataaaagataagtctGTTTATTTAGAGCTTTTCAGTTGCTAAACAatatcaatgaaatgaaataaaaaaagaaagtcaaAGACACTGACATTCCAATGCAAAATAGAACGTGGAAATAAGGCGCAGGGTCCAAATATGcggatattgttgtttagtttgAAACCATAAGGACTGTACGCTTCCACCATAATTCCAGAATCTTCTTCTTTGTTAAGCATGCTAAGACTTGATGGCATGTAAGCTAATTCATCATCAAAGAAACGAATTTGCTGCCTGTTGagatgaaaatacaaaagaaatatattagacATCATCATTTATAAAGTATCAAGGAAATACAGGTGTCAGTCGAATCAACTACAAAGattcatcatcactaccatttaatgtccattttccatgctggcactggTAGGATACTTTTGACAGGAACTGCCAAGTTAGAAGATTGCGCCAAGctctgctgtctgttttggcatggtttctatggcaagatgccctttctaatgccaaccagtttacagagtgcactaggtgctttttatatagcaCCAGCAACAGTGAGGtaaccaagtagcttgcaagacaagactcAAAATGGTTACAAGACAGACAAAAAACCCTTTCAAAGAAAAGTTTTCAAATGAAGACAACTACACAGAAagtaaattgaaaaaaagaaaaaacaaaaggttTGCTGAAAGGCTCACACACtctttaggaaaaaaaaagaaaatacatatctctggacaataatactaatataaaCAATTCTAGTGacacaacaaaagacacaaatgtATTTTGCCAATCAAAAATATTGTCAATAGTATTAATGGCAAAGGACACAAATTTGCTAGCATGCTGGTCACAGGGAGGTTTTGAACATGGAAGGAATCAAGAAATAGGAAGTGTGGACGTGAAACATCACAAAAGGCATGTCTCTTAGCTTGAAAAATTTATCCAAGAAAATATAAGAAGGAAAATGACATACCACTGCCTcttgaaaagaacaaataaattacGCTTTGTCTGATGTATAAAGAAATGTGCTCTCTGTTGACTACAGCAGGATATATGGGAGTACTTTCCTGGTTTATAAGGATGAGGGTGAGGCACGGTGACAGGCTAACTTGGTGCAACATACATAACCCATGTGTTCATACCACAAAGATTATGGTCAGGGACACTGACTATGAAATTAACTCCTAGATTGTTGACATCTTTGCAGCATCACATGGGCAAGTGGGGAAAgcagagataaataaaaatatggggTCAGGAGCAGTCAGTATGGACATACAGATCTTAATGACTAACACAAACTACAGAACTAATCTAGAGCAAGGCCTTGTCAAAGCAATAAGATTACTGGTATAGTGCAGAAAGTTGCTCCTATATGTATGACAGTAAGTGGTAGTTGAGGGCTGTCTGCATTGAGAAACAGAAAAGGTCCTAGAACTTGCTGTTACAATAGCACTGCCAGCTGTAAGTTTGAAGCTTGTGAAAAAGCTAAAACTAATCTCATCCTCAAACCCAGAAGCTGATGAGGTTGAAGGCCTCCACCTTCCAGTAGTAACATCCCATCTTCTTGTGATGATGTAGAGCAAATAGAGGCTGGAAAAGAATAACAAGTGATCACAGAGGAAAAATAAGATGGGTGAGCTGAAGCAGAAGATGTGTAGGACACTGGAAGAGGAGCCTTCACCTATAGTGTTGCTCAGTATCATATTGATCCAAAAGTAAAACAATGTGATAGCTCAGTTTGATGTACGAGTTGGAGGAGAATGAACCATTCACCTGTAATGCAGTAATAACAGCATTCTACTTGTCTTAGTCCAGTGTCATCTCAACAGAGATT from the Octopus bimaculoides isolate UCB-OBI-ISO-001 chromosome 11, ASM119413v2, whole genome shotgun sequence genome contains:
- the LOC106879602 gene encoding NADH dehydrogenase [ubiquinone] 1 alpha subcomplex assembly factor 3, coding for MYRHYLATPLRRAFNVAFRQQIRFFDDELAYMPSSLSMLNKEEDSGIMVEAYSPYGFKLNNNIRIFGPCALFPRSILHWNVQGPEDISEDSLSLFCLLEPKPDILLLGVGSDTSKFDKKLIRYLRSKNISVEILTTDHACSTFNFLNAERRFVAAGLIPPNFESDESQGLAVKAEGISNSAFMFQTGIFEAPKVPEEVKNIQKELLGEDNENLWDLFRKKYRNDSNKEESEKHDEKEYLKKDPLNQDKTEDEKK